The Halobellus sp. MBLA0158 genome has a window encoding:
- a CDS encoding DUF7854 family protein — protein MDRISALRNIEEALGDFESGEADLAATEQRVVTILRTYATDFETEADVRAYQATGEGRAHGLVVVAESEAAARERIAELLDAEPESLDVDVSPV, from the coding sequence ATGGACCGCATCTCCGCGCTCCGGAACATCGAAGAGGCGCTCGGCGACTTCGAGTCCGGCGAGGCCGACCTCGCGGCGACCGAACAGCGCGTCGTGACGATCCTCCGGACGTACGCGACCGACTTCGAGACGGAAGCGGACGTACGGGCCTATCAGGCGACGGGGGAGGGCCGCGCGCACGGGCTCGTCGTCGTCGCCGAGAGCGAGGCCGCCGCGCGCGAGCGCATCGCCGAGTTGCTCGACGCCGAGCCGGAATCGCTCGACGTCGACGTCTCGCCGGTGTGA
- a CDS encoding DUF7857 domain-containing protein, which translates to MQIHPPPESLDSESAVSERPPVDVTAATDAVRAVTLVRVELHSDVDAPLRVRLRNRLDGPVLPPRTEGVPADGWDDGEFTGTLPANGSLGVGYACPRVVEESEAPVAVELLGPSDGGNEEDTGHVAAAVRDLGRSVPPADAVPTGSVESVDLTGHPGDGPRDDADPDLPDSVAAWLDAVEARVERAERLTDASAAEAASVLEDCGDPDAVAAVPDRLGADTTALRGALERVERLLSRAAAANPEPVATALAEGAAGLSESQLATEAGR; encoded by the coding sequence ATGCAGATCCATCCGCCGCCGGAATCGCTCGATTCCGAATCGGCCGTCTCGGAGCGCCCGCCGGTCGACGTCACCGCCGCGACCGACGCCGTCCGGGCGGTGACGCTCGTCCGCGTGGAACTCCACAGCGACGTCGATGCGCCGCTTCGCGTCCGTCTCCGGAACCGACTCGACGGTCCCGTTCTGCCGCCGCGGACCGAGGGCGTCCCCGCCGACGGGTGGGACGACGGGGAATTCACGGGGACGCTCCCGGCGAACGGCTCTCTCGGCGTCGGCTACGCCTGTCCGCGCGTCGTCGAGGAATCCGAAGCGCCCGTCGCGGTCGAACTTCTCGGCCCGTCGGACGGCGGAAACGAAGAAGACACGGGCCACGTCGCTGCCGCCGTCCGCGATCTCGGGCGGTCGGTACCGCCCGCCGACGCGGTGCCCACAGGCTCCGTGGAGTCTGTCGATCTCACAGGGCACCCAGGCGACGGTCCGCGTGACGACGCGGATCCGGACCTCCCCGATTCGGTCGCCGCGTGGCTCGATGCCGTCGAGGCGCGCGTCGAGCGCGCGGAGCGGCTGACCGACGCGTCGGCGGCGGAAGCGGCGTCGGTTCTCGAAGACTGCGGAGATCCAGACGCCGTCGCGGCAGTCCCCGACAGGCTCGGAGCGGACACGACGGCGCTCCGCGGGGCGCTGGAACGCGTCGAACGCCTGCTGTCGCGGGCGGCGGCCGCGAATCCCGAGCCGGTCGCGACGGCGCTGGCCGAGGGCGCGGCGGGGCTGTCCGAGTCTCAGTTGGCGACGGAGGCGGGCCGGTGA
- a CDS encoding DUF7856 family protein, giving the protein MSGDGDPRDADETFQVLLADGPRFSGPVVDLRARPERPPRRALVDAVRAGGPVPTDSPAIHAPAPGPAHAHVALLTAEAGIDRRSALAAVAAARGVETDHDESLTAARRALRDAPSTPVDAAELREARRRAAEVGTETERLRERVATIRGRVTALRDAEATDATAEALAAAEGSLSETMRRLSEVATERIAAEERLSLLAARARSVRDRRAARLRLEDRIGNEERAVRAARVAAVEDDFATARRRVLAGMDAGPGEDRTPTDEPEALADALAAARLAPVRAPVIVAPDVVAWLGGARATAALLAAPLVIC; this is encoded by the coding sequence GTGAGCGGTGACGGCGATCCGCGCGACGCCGACGAGACGTTCCAGGTACTCCTCGCGGACGGGCCCCGCTTTTCTGGGCCGGTCGTCGACCTCCGCGCTCGGCCGGAGAGGCCGCCGCGTCGTGCCCTCGTTGACGCCGTCCGGGCCGGCGGTCCGGTGCCGACCGACTCCCCCGCGATCCACGCGCCCGCGCCGGGTCCCGCGCACGCCCACGTCGCACTTCTGACGGCCGAAGCCGGGATCGATCGCCGATCCGCGCTGGCGGCCGTCGCGGCCGCCCGCGGCGTCGAGACCGACCACGACGAGTCTCTCACTGCGGCTCGTCGGGCCCTCCGCGACGCGCCGTCCACGCCCGTCGACGCCGCCGAACTCCGGGAGGCACGCCGTCGCGCCGCCGAGGTCGGCACCGAGACCGAGCGACTGCGGGAGCGCGTCGCGACGATCCGCGGGCGGGTCACCGCGCTCCGCGACGCCGAGGCGACCGACGCGACGGCGGAGGCGCTCGCCGCCGCCGAGGGGTCGCTGTCGGAGACGATGCGCCGGCTCTCGGAGGTCGCGACCGAGCGGATCGCCGCCGAGGAACGCCTGTCGCTTCTGGCTGCTCGTGCCCGGTCCGTCCGGGATCGGCGCGCGGCGCGGCTCCGACTCGAAGACCGGATCGGAAACGAGGAACGCGCGGTCAGAGCGGCCCGCGTCGCCGCGGTCGAAGACGACTTCGCGACCGCCCGTCGGCGGGTGCTCGCAGGGATGGACGCCGGTCCCGGCGAGGATCGGACCCCGACCGACGAGCCGGAAGCGCTCGCGGACGCGCTCGCCGCGGCCCGCCTCGCGCCCGTCCGAGCCCCGGTGATCGTCGCGCCCGACGTCGTTGCGTGGCTCGGGGGCGCGAGGGCGACGGCGGCGCTCCTCGCCGCGCCGCTCGTGATCTGCTGA
- a CDS encoding DUF7855 family protein, which produces MLLVVTYSRRAREALRNACRAHEETVVRRFGRAALLRETEYGAFLACRLRERHAGDVQVERTEPFNEFADAPEGVREAAVAYARRESPSTPYDRFAAGTDHPPSDAMREREL; this is translated from the coding sequence GTGTTGCTGGTGGTGACCTACTCGCGCCGTGCGCGCGAGGCGCTGCGGAACGCGTGTCGAGCCCACGAGGAGACCGTCGTCCGTCGGTTCGGCCGCGCCGCGCTGCTGCGCGAGACGGAGTACGGCGCGTTCCTGGCCTGTCGGCTCCGGGAGCGGCACGCCGGCGACGTGCAGGTCGAGCGGACCGAGCCGTTCAACGAGTTCGCCGACGCGCCCGAAGGCGTTCGGGAGGCCGCCGTCGCCTACGCGCGGCGGGAGTCGCCGAGCACGCCGTACGACCGCTTCGCGGCCGGGACCGACCACCCGCCGTCGGACGCGATGCGCGAGCGGGAGCTGTGA